caaaaccaaaaaatgtCGGCTGGGTAGGGGGCCGGTAGGCATATATATGACCTTTTTGGCATATGGTTTGCAGATGTtctattcatttaaaaaaatcataaaatttatatgttgtGAAGTTGTAATTCTACAATTTATGATGATATAATAAATGGTATTAAATTGGTAGTGTCCAATGagtcattaattaattattaaagtagGTTTATTATgtcattatttattgttagTCCAATGGGATATTTcattctatatatacacagatgttaatattaaatttcgtcgtatttaaaataaaaaataacaaaggaATCTAGACTAGAAATATATAGTTCACACATGAATCGTTGCACTCAATACCGCATACGAATTATTCGTGTGAATAGCGTTTagatttgagaagaaaatgagGTGGTCCATTCTCTGTTTAAGACTGGGTAGTGCCTGATGGCTGAAATCGAGTttggattttctattataaatattattttattttttattttatttaatatataaacatcatgaatttattgattgcATAATTCCCCACGCCTTTTCAACGTGCTGCATCCTTCTGAAACCGGACCTACTAATTGACTAGGATTTCGCTAACCATCCCAAACTCATCCATGGGCGACAACGGTCGCCAGGCATAATTGCCCAGATCTATGGGCGGCGGCAAACGCCCAAccaaaaaatgtattatatttttattttaactatatataacgataattttaatttaaatattagttaCAGTATGTAAtctgatttaaaaaaatttatataattttttggtatttttctatttaaaataggAATCCTTGGCCGAACTTGTAGATTTTCAGAGTGTGAGGTGTGTGCTGTGATCATTTTCAGAATTGGGAAAATTCCGTGGTGTATTCTCATTGATTCAAGGAAGAATTAGTTACAGAGGCTGTATATACAAGTTGGAAGAAGAGCAGTTCTTAACTAACGCTAACAAACTAACTGCAGGAGAAAACGTACATCTAACTAATGAAAAGCGTGTTTGCAAACTAAACAAAGACTGAACATAAAGTTAAGTGATGAGGCAGCCAACATAGCTCCAGGTCAGTGAGCATCGTCTTCAAGCTCATCTGCTCTGCGATTGCTCTGTAACACGCATCATAACAGAACTAAATTGAGCTTTTGCAAGAAGAAGGAGACGACGGTATTTGGGCTGAGCTGAATTGCAATAAATTGGAGTGGGGGTTACTTCCATATGGTAGTTGTGGAATGTGGACTGGAGAATTTGTGGACTTTGAAGGAAAGATTTTCGGGAGATTTCGCTAGAGAGAGTACATGATCATCTATTACATTATTGTTCGAAACAATAGACATTAAGAAAAGGCTGAATaaataacatgttttaatCGACTACATTACTTGATATCACATTCGCGGGCATGTTTCCTGGGCACAGCTTTCAGAGGCTTGAGTTTCCCGACAGTAATTCCCATCCTCTCACTCATGTCGACAGCATCAGGGGTGACTGAACTCTCCAGCTCCCACTCGAATTCATGAACCAGTGATCCCAGCACAAAGTGTATCATCCGATGGCCCAATGCCAGGCCCGCACACATCCTTCGCCCTGCACCAAATGGAATCAACTCAAAACTCTGTCCCTTGTAGTCAACATTCGTGCCTAAAAACCTTTCGGGCTTGAAACAGACGGCATCCTCCCAATATTCTTGATCTCGACCAATAGCCCAAACGTTCACAAAAACCTGAGTGTTCTTAGGCACGCAATAGCCCATGAAATTCGTGTCCTGAATCGCTCGTCGAGGAAGGAGGAAAGGAAGTGGGGGATGTAAACGAAGAGTTTCCTTGATCACGGCCTGCAAGTAAGGGAGATTATCAATGTGACTCTCTAGGAATCTCTCTCCAAGCCCGACCACACTTGAAATCTCGTCTTTGAGCTTGGCCATTGTTTCTGGATTGCGGAGGAGCTCTGACATTGCCCACTCGATCGAGGTACTAGTTGTCTCGGTGCCCGCCAAGAATATTTCCTGCAATTATTTTAGAGGTAGGAACAATCATGGAATGTTAAACTATATGAAATCAACTAGTTTctaatccaagaaaaaaacttaccaatatgaaaataatgatttCAGTTTCTGTTAATTTTTCAGACTCCACTTTGCAGCTTTCAGACTCCAGCAACACATCCAAGAAGTCCTTCTCTTTCCATTCTCCGTTCTTGCGCTGTTGAATCCGTTCCTTCACAAATCCAGAAACAATTCCCATTGCTGTTCCCATATCCCGGTTTGCTCTTCTTTTCAGACCCTGGAGATCAATCCATCGAATCCAGGGGAACAAATCGGAAACATTTGGCCTGGCGGACCATTCCATGACCTTCTTCATGGCATCGTAAAATTCCAATCCCTTCTCTGATTCCGGATCCACCAAATCCCTGGACATCATCAGGTTCCCAAGCATGTTAAACGACGCAAGGAATGCATATCTCCCCACCGGAATCGCATTCCCATTCCCATCTTTCTCAATCCAAGACAACATATCATCCACACACTTCCTCCTGATACCCTCGGTCTCGCTAATCCGTTTACTGACGAACATTTCCACAGTGCAAATGCGCCGCAGCACACGCCAGCGGGAGCCGTAAGGCGCCAAAGCCAATGAACCATAGTTGTAGCCGTGTGCAGTCATGGTTTCGACTATAGTGCGGTCTGCAAAGGAGAGGTCGTGGTTCTTGAAGAACTCAGAGGCGGGTTTCGCCTTGAGCAGGGCCATGGTGTTGATGGAGCCAAGCTTGAGCCACACCACGGGACCATACTTCTGCTCTAGTTCCGCTATGGCTCGGTGTGGGGTGCCACCAAGATTGAACATGTGGCCAAACACTGGCCATCCGAGGGGCCCTGGTGGCAACCTTTCACTGCCTGATCTTTTGGAGTGGATTATAGCGAAGATTAAAGGTGGTAACAATATGATAGCGGGATAAACAAAGAAATGCAACTCcatttctccttttcttctaCAGAAAACTGTAGGAAACTGGGGGAGGGGGATCAGGTCTTAAATTGTATTCGTAAATGCATGCAATCTTTAGATAAGATTTCACGCAATTTAAAATGGCAGTTGGCTGCAATCTCTAGCTTGCTCAAGTCATTCGATGCCAGCTAATCGCTATCCCGAGAAATTCTCATTGAGGTTGATGCAATCTTAAGTTCATTCACGTTGTAATTACTCAAGTTAACATACATAGTGTAGTACTATGTTTTCTGCTACTTTCCATGTAATGTAGGAAGGTGGGGTTcctgtaaattaaataattttgagtgAAAGCATCTCTGTGTGTTGCTAAacattttaattgtatatttctcGTTATTTGAATGTGGTTGCTTCGTTTTGAAGAGTTGTAGTCCCCATGAAATCTGACTGGAGCAACTAATCAGTTTTCCGTTCTCAATATTGCATGGGTTtgttcttccttttcttccaCAGATAAATGGAGGAAAATGGGGGATGGAAGCCTTAAATCTTAATGGTAAATGCatgcaatttttagataaGAGTTACATGTCTGTTGGCTACAATCTAcaacttatttatgaaattacctattttttttttttcaaatgataatatctaaaaattaaaattaaagaattaatttcaaattattactCTATCAAGGTTAAAATGAATATCTATTTTGTGGTGGcgtatgatatatatatatatattttcgtaCTGTATGTTaatcttcaaaaaaaaaaacttgaactGAAGAACTTAATGTAtcgaatagtaattttaatttttaataaaaattagagatAGTCAATGAAAAAATCTTGTatgtattatttcatattttataattaataaaatctaaaaaactcttgtatttttaagttaCATTGCGCGGTCGCAATAAGAATTAAActcttgtatatatataagaaaaatttattgtgacgacacaagaaataattaatattaatgaatcACACTAAGAGCTAAACTCGATCTTGTATAATTCAATGTTGATTATTTGGCCGTCctataattatttcatgttGTATGCATAACTATTTtgtagtcaataatttttattattaacgtaattaacaaaatctaaaacgtatatttatttatagtaaaattGTTGTATGTATTATATCGTGCAGCAGTAGCACATATGGCCAATCTTAAAATTAACCTCTCGGTTATCAAATTATCTATTtcataattgtataattaattaagtcaaaacTTTCTACcccttttttaatataaaaaatcaatttcttttagcATTTGGACATTATGCTCTAActccaaatttaataatcaattcccaataaattaattattggaggAGTAATTGAAAGTGTGGATTAATTAATAGTGAAAACTTTTGTAtcaattcaatataatttatttgtatgtatgtatCTTCGTATTTTAAATGAgtggtaaaattataaaagcaACAAATAGATTTAAATTTGGACCTTATCAGAGCATTGTCAAGTGTGATAAATTATTggaatttatattaatgtatgtaTGCTGGATGTTTTCATATGGACTGAGCCGCAATCGTGTTTGTGTGTAACACGACTTCATGTTGGGTTTGGCCCCAGTCCACCTTAACAGAAAAAAGGAAACGACTCTCAGCTCAAAGAGgcagaaagaagaaagaagcgAAGGTCAACTCATGGCGAGTAAACGCGGCGAAGCAGTGTACAGAATCTACAGAGCCCTAACCTACTGTGTATCCCCGTTGGTGCACCTCCATTTACGGTGGCGCAAGTTTCGAGGCCGAGAACACTCCCTGCGGTGGCGCGAACGCCTCGGCTGCCCCTCTGCGCCCCGGCCTACAGGCCGCCTCATTTGGTTTCACGCGGTCTCCTTGggtaattattttctttaaccTTAGTACGTAGTAACAGTATAATTCCTGATTGACGCTTTAAGTTATTccgtttaaaataaaaataaaaatttcactgGTTAGGGAACAGGTGAAGGATTGGCAGCAATTCCCGTGATCAAGTGCTGTTTGGAGATGAGGCCGGATGTAAATGTATTGATGACGACTACTACCGCGTCAGCATTGTAAGAGCGGTATCTCAGTAGGATAATTgtgatcttattttattatcgtATGAAGTGACGATATTAGTAGCTGTCCCGAATTTCCGTTCCttattgattttgttggaaaatcGACGTTTTAATGAACGCTTTCGAATTTTTATGTCCTGGTTTTTCATTTGTGTTGCAGTGAAGTAATAAAGAACAGACTTCCAagtaatgtaatttatcagGTACCCAAGGTTAAAGTTCCCGACCAATGAGATATGTTTGGCCACTGTAAAACATGATTGATATGTACCTAAGATTTACTGTCCCAGAGGAAAAGATGTGGAAATCTTTTCACTTGGACTTCAACAGTCAaatatggttttttttttttgtagaatgGGATTCACCTTTACATACATCAACTGAATGATGTTTCCCCTGACATTAAGAATTGGTATGGATCAGTTTGCTCCACTTGATATACCGTCTGCTGTGGATTCTTTCCTTCGATATTGGAGGCCAAATGCAGTCATGCTGATCGAAAGTGAAATCTGGCCAAATCTTATCATGGGCGCTGCAAGAAATGGTGTAAGCTCTATTTTCTCAGTACCGTTATAAACTTAATTAGTGCGTGTCTCCTACAAATGTCGTAGCATTTTTTACAAGACAAATCTCTATTATCTATACCCCAGCAATCATATCTCGTCTATGACAATGTTATATTCAGGTGCTTAGTTGGTTATAATGAATCTATGAACAATCATTGGAGTCATGTTTTTCTTAGCTTTCATTCTTTTACTAGGCTGGTGTTAGGGGCATTTGATGTACCAGTATACCATTTTTCTCTAGCgaataaagttttattttctcattgcTATTCGAATTTACACTCATTTGTTCTCTATTTAGATTGCATTGACGTTGCTAAATGGCAGAATGTCTACAACATCATTCCGGAATTGGTCTCATCCAGTAATTCTTCCATTGATCACATTGATgctatcaaaattttcattgattCTCCCTTTGGTATGTGTTCATACTTTGTATTGAAAGTTTGTGGATCTTTCTTCTATCTCTTATTCTCTTCTCTCCATATGTCAGAGCACAATCCAAGGAATTAACTTTCAGCTATTGCAAGCTCCACCATTTATCATACACTATCCTGGAGACCTCAAATGTGGTATGGCTATTATCTTGATGGGGTTTCTATAAAGGGAAAGTGTTTGATCCTCAAATGTGTAGTTTGTagataatttctttcttaccCTTCTTGATCCTTCTCCCCGTGATTGGTTACAGTAAGGTATTTCATTGGTAATATACTGCAGTGCtttttagcaatttatcttcctgAGTTCCCTGGTAGACCATTTAAGACTTAAGTTGTTTCTACTTTTGATTATTTGATCATATACTTTGATGTATAAAGACAAACTGACTGGAGCTGGTGTTGGTTcttgttgctttctttccaGCAATAGCAAATTTCGACATTTCTGAAGGAGAAACAAAAAGTCTGGAAGAATTTCAGGCACAGCTTTCACATAGAAAAGTATGGATGGCTTCTTCCATTCATAAGGGTGAGGAGAAAGGTAAATGATAACACATCTGAATGGTAGCATTTGGAATGCTTGTAATAACACTCCCTTGCTAACAATATGGTCTTTCTCACAAACTAAACTGCTGTGTATCCTGTTAATCTAAAGTAATTACACacccatattttattttgcccATTTGCTCCAAAAACTTGTTTTATTAGGGAATATTGGGAATTTGATCTTTATGTGTCTCTTTGAGGAGTTTAAGGGAAAGAAAGAAGGGAAAATTGAGCAAGGGGGCTTAGGATTTTCATATGAGTCATAACATGATTTTCGTGCCACCAGCAGTACTTTGCGAACAATCATAAGGTTGTCTGTCAACTAAATCCTCATGATCTGTGTGCAGTATTTATAGGAGCTCACAACATGCTGAAACAAAAGCACGCTGATATACTCACTATTATTGTGCCACGACAACCGCAGCATGGTCAAGATCTTGCCCTGgtatgattttattgcttaAGCCTATCTAGTGTTAGATTGAATCAATTGTCTGAGTCAAGTGCTTTTGGCATACTGAGATTCTGgaaacatttttatttgggtTTCTCTGGAGAGCTTATCATCAAAAAGCTTAATTTAGTTAGTCATTCAGGAACTTTTCATTTAAGGAAAAGAGATGTTGAATTTAAAGCGCTGCTTTgccataatataattatatcctatCACAGTAGAGCTGCCTGATCCTTAGGTTAATGGTTTTCTGCTAAGAATGTTTGTAGTCAGTTTTAGCTATTGGGAAAGAAATATGGTGCAAGTTGATATGTGGCTTTTTGTCATACAATTCCTTCAAAATGCTTGGCAAAAGCCACTGTCTCATTCATGTTAATAAGACAGATTAAATTGAATCATCTGTGTTTCTAGAAACATGACTCACAATCTGGCTGGGTTAGCTTTCTCAAGATCTACATGAACTTGATGCATATGGCCATTATATTGTTTTCTGACTTGCCTTTGTCCAATATAATAGATTTAGGTACTGGCTTTTCTTGTACtatctttgattttgttgaatgtGAACTTATCATGCTTTTTGCTGTAACGACACAGAAATTAAGGGAGGAAGGAGCTACTGTAGCATTGCGGTCTCGTGGTGATAATATCACCCCTGGAACAAGTATATACATTGTCGACACATTAGGTTTCTATCCTTTGCAGCTAAATCTTTTTCGAAAGTTGAGAGCTAAGTATAGTACTTCTAGAAGGCAGCTCTGTTATTCAGTTCTCtttcttattcattttaattttttatctttcctGATCTCAGACCATGCATTAGCACATTTTCTCAAATATGGACTCTTCCTGCTCTTTCAGCATTggttttaatgtatttaatatgCAGATTTACTCCTGTCCATATTAGAAATTATCTTCATAATTCTTGATGCCGGAAAAAATGACTCTACAACTTCAATAAAGTACCTCATCAGTTATCTTTGTACCTTTAACCTCTCAGGATTTGGCCGAATAAGTATTCTCAAACATGGTTGCTTGCTTGAGTAGTGAAAGTTAGCAGTGTCTAGTGCATACAAAGTTAGTGATATATGGTGTCATACTGTACTTTTTCTACTTGCAAGTATGAGCTTCCAAGTTGATTAGTTTTAATTGGTTTATTTTGCTTGTAGGTGAACTGAAAGATTTCTACAGACTAACTCCAATAGCTGTAATAGGAGGTTCATTCTTGAAGGGATCAGCGGGTCATAATATTGCGGAAGCTGCTGCAGCTGGCTGTGCTGTTGTGACAGGTCATTGCGCTGTTAGTTTCATTATCATACTTAATGAAAACTTCTAGCTTTCCTGTTAATCTGGTTTGTTTTTTGCAGGTCATCATGTTGGCCATTTCTCACACATGGTGGCAGAAATGCAACGGGTGAATCCCCTTTCAGTTCTGCAGGCATGAAGAATCTCGTCTGATTTATGTTCTCTTAATTTCATCCTATTAGTATTACTGAATCACGCTCTCCCTTTTAGGTGGCTAGGGGAGGGAAAACTTGGAACTAGCATTACCGACATActtctttgatttatttttgcagTAGGCTTTATGTactctttatgaaaattattttctaacaaatgTCTTTTTGAGCTACGTGCTTCAGTAGAATTCTTGGTTTGACATTTAAAACTGGTGTTGTTTTACGGTCAATGCGGAACAAAAACAAGTGTCGTGAACCAGGGGTCAAGCACTTAATACAGAGCTACAATCTAAAGGCACATCTAGGACTAGGACAAGATGTTGATACATCTTTATGTAAAATGGACTGTATCCTGGGAGGTCAATCATCATTCCAGGGTTGCCATGTCTCGCTCAGGAGGACTAGTTTCTGCCAGAAATCATGAATTCCCGCTCTCATGTCCATTGTTGGTTCTTAGACATGCTCCTAGGTTTTAGAATTCTCCTTCAATTAACAAGCAGTGTTGCAGGGAGTTTCTTTACTTGAAAAACAGTGGAGTAGAGATGGATTTTACcttgaatttataataacaGATGGAAAGAGAATAACAAATTGTATACCATAAGAGCATTGAGTTTGGGGAATCAACTGTGTCCATATGTTAGGTGGCTCACAAATGAAACTTTTGCGTTATGCTCCTCTAGATTTTTGAGGAAGAGATACATGAACCATCCTCAATTCTCATGGCttgcacaaaaatatatttttagattaaaatcTAATGATAACTTGTGGTAGACATAAAATGCATTCCATATTGAACACATCGAAGTGACGTGAATTAACAGCGATATAATATCAGTTATGGTAAAAGTAATGAATGACAGAGACCACAAAAATGCCATTTACTCTTTCTGAATCTGTTATAACCCAGATCAAAATATATCTTGTTCCTTTCTAGTTCTGGTGTTTTCTCTTTACAATACTATTCTGTTCACTCAGGTTCCTGGTGAAAAGCTTGTAGAAGTTGTCAATCAGTTCtttgataatttcaaaattctggAAGCACACCGCGTGGCTGCCAAACAAGCATATCATGCTTTGTCAAGTGGAATTGTTAAAAAGTTATGGGAGATGTTACACTTCCACATATTCATGAAATCAATAAGTAGGGATGACGTTGATGATGTGGAGAAGCTAAATATAACAGAGAAGTTATGAGCTGTTTCATGTTTATTGCATATTTAAGGTGAGAACACATGAGCTACCCAAATGTTATGTTCCTATCTCTAGTTTTCCTTCCACTTCCATTTGACCATACATGGGGGAGGACATATGAAAAGATGGAGATAAACTGTCCTGTAATTGCATGAATGAGTTTGCTTTTTTGCATGGGTTCCACCTGGGATATTTGTCGGAGAAAATTTAGATCATCTTTATCTAGACAGCATTGATTACCGTCACTAGTTTTGCTGAAGAAAATAATCCTATGTTCTGCTGGCGAGGGAGGGAAACCTTTATGCATTCGTTCCGAGTTGTTCtgcataaattttctatataatttcaGTGACATGCCATGGCTTGTTGACAGTAAGACACTTGGTCCTATTTCCTGTTTCCTGTTTATATGCTACTTGTGAATTGTTCATATATTCTCTGTCATGCCGTGTCGATGATAATGCCACAGGTTGTTTCTCCTATTTCTTTGGGAGATATagttattgaaaatttatgctACTTGTGATAGTTATATCTTCTAGAATCTAGCCTTGCTTTGTTGTTCACTACTCTATTCAGGTGCTTGTCTTTGATTTGCCAGatgaaaatatctaaattttgtaGTTTCGTTTTGTTGGTGGACTGAACTCATGTACATGTTTTGCCTCTGGAATTAAATGATGCATGATATGCAGGAACGAATCATGCAATAAGCTTCTTAGCGAAGCACattcttttgttaattgaGATCTCACTAGAAAGCTTTTTCATCCCcatctttttttggtttctgaTGAATCTCTCCCTGAATCAGAATTGATTGTGGGGAGTATGTTACTAGTTGTGAAGAAGATGTCTAGTGAAGGTGCTTCCacttgttaatatcaatatgcCATGTTCAAGCGCACACCCCAATGTTTCTTGTGCAGGCGCACTGGTGCAATTACTTGATATTGAGGTACTCGATCTAGTATACACCCAATTGGAGTTTTAGTTGCAGGTTTCGACTGTTATTAAAGTATCATGTGTTATCTATTGTTTCATTATAGGGTGGGAGTGATGTTTGTGAGAATGCACGACAGACTTGGAGCATCCTATGGCCTACCTCaaagaaagaagcaaaaggGGAGTGAAGGGCTGTTCTGATACTACTATAACAGCTGCATAGAGGACTAACTCTGGGAATGATGCAGAGAATTGTTTCTGCACTAAGCACTAGGCTGTCGCATTTCTTCTGTTATGCAAATctcaaattatcaaaaacaaaagtacCCGTTTCTCGAGCATGCACATGTCCTAAATTCTAATGGCTGCACTCGAAGCAATTCATGCATCATACTGGCGCTTCATTTGGTTGTACCTTATTCAATTTGATACTGAAGTCGACTTCCAAGCAGATTCAGAATGTAATGTAGACATGAGTTGCATGCGGCAATATCACTCACCAACTTGCCCTTGCAAACCCAGGTTTGGAAAGGTTTCGTCTGCATCTTTTGGTAGCCTCTGATGTTTAATTTGAATCAGATGA
The nucleotide sequence above comes from Sesamum indicum cultivar Zhongzhi No. 13 linkage group LG11, S_indicum_v1.0, whole genome shotgun sequence. Encoded proteins:
- the LOC105174219 gene encoding cytochrome P450 76A2-like, with product MELHFFVYPAIILLPPLIFAIIHSKRSGSERLPPGPLGWPVFGHMFNLGGTPHRAIAELEQKYGPVVWLKLGSINTMALLKAKPASEFFKNHDLSFADRTIVETMTAHGYNYGSLALAPYGSRWRVLRRICTVEMFVSKRISETEGIRRKCVDDMLSWIEKDGNGNAIPVGRYAFLASFNMLGNLMMSRDLVDPESEKGLEFYDAMKKVMEWSARPNVSDLFPWIRWIDLQGLKRRANRDMGTAMGIVSGFVKERIQQRKNGEWKEKDFLDVLLESESCKVESEKLTETEIIIFILEIFLAGTETTSTSIEWAMSELLRNPETMAKLKDEISSVVGLGERFLESHIDNLPYLQAVIKETLRLHPPLPFLLPRRAIQDTNFMGYCVPKNTQVFVNVWAIGRDQEYWEDAVCFKPERFLGTNVDYKGQSFELIPFGAGRRMCAGLALGHRMIHFVLGSLVHEFEWELESSVTPDAVDMSERMGITVGKLKPLKAVPRKHARECDIK
- the LOC105174134 gene encoding probable 3-deoxy-D-manno-octulosonic acid transferase, mitochondrial isoform X3, whose amino-acid sequence is MASKRGEAVYRIYRALTYCVSPLVHLHLRWRKFRGREHSLRWRERLGCPSAPRPTGRLIWFHAVSLGEGLAAIPVIKCCLEMRPDVNVLMTTTTASAFEVIKNRLPSNVIYQFAPLDIPSAVDSFLRYWRPNAVMLIESEIWPNLIMGAARNGIALTLLNGRMSTTSFRNWSHPVILPLITLMLSKFSLILPLSTIQGINFQLLQAPPFIIHYPGDLKCAIANFDISEGETKSLEEFQAQLSHRKVWMASSIHKGEEKVFIGAHNMLKQKHADILTIIVPRQPQHGQDLALKLREEGATVALRSRGDNITPGTSELKDFYRLTPIAVIGGSFLKGSAGHNIAEAAAAGCAVVTGHHVGHFSHMVAEMQRVNPLSVLQVPGEKLVEVVNQFFDNFKILEAHRVAAKQAYHALSSGIVKKLWEMLHFHIFMKSISRDDVDDVEKLNITEKL
- the LOC105174134 gene encoding probable 3-deoxy-D-manno-octulosonic acid transferase, mitochondrial isoform X2; this translates as MASKRGEAVYRIYRALTYCVSPLVHLHLRWRKFRGREHSLRWRERLGCPSAPRPTGRLIWFHAVSLGEGLAAIPVIKCCLEMRPDVNVLMTTTTASAFEVIKNRLPSNVIYQFAPLDIPSAVDSFLRYWRPNAVMLIESEIWPNLIMGAARNGIALTLLNGRMSTTSFRNWSHPVILPLITLMLSKFSLILPLSTIQGINFQLLQAPPFIIHYPGDLKCAIANFDISEGETKSLEEFQAQLSHRKVWMASSIHKVFIGAHNMLKQKHADILTIIVPRQPQHGQDLALKLREEGATVALRSRGDNITPGTSIYIVDTLGELKDFYRLTPIAVIGGSFLKGSAGHNIAEAAAAGCAVVTGHHVGHFSHMVAEMQRVNPLSVLQVPGEKLVEVVNQFFDNFKILEAHRVAAKQAYHALSSGIVKKLWEMLHFHIFMKSISRDDVDDVEKLNITEKL
- the LOC105174134 gene encoding probable 3-deoxy-D-manno-octulosonic acid transferase, mitochondrial isoform X1, which translates into the protein MASKRGEAVYRIYRALTYCVSPLVHLHLRWRKFRGREHSLRWRERLGCPSAPRPTGRLIWFHAVSLGEGLAAIPVIKCCLEMRPDVNVLMTTTTASAFEVIKNRLPSNVIYQFAPLDIPSAVDSFLRYWRPNAVMLIESEIWPNLIMGAARNGIALTLLNGRMSTTSFRNWSHPVILPLITLMLSKFSLILPLSTIQGINFQLLQAPPFIIHYPGDLKCAIANFDISEGETKSLEEFQAQLSHRKVWMASSIHKGEEKVFIGAHNMLKQKHADILTIIVPRQPQHGQDLALKLREEGATVALRSRGDNITPGTSIYIVDTLGELKDFYRLTPIAVIGGSFLKGSAGHNIAEAAAAGCAVVTGHHVGHFSHMVAEMQRVNPLSVLQVPGEKLVEVVNQFFDNFKILEAHRVAAKQAYHALSSGIVKKLWEMLHFHIFMKSISRDDVDDVEKLNITEKL